The Nitrobacter hamburgensis X14 genome contains the following window.
TTCCGTCAACTAAGCACGAATGATGCCTTCCAAAGATTTTCTCCAAATATCTGATCGACCTATTTGTGCGTCACGAGTGATGCAGCCTCCAGAGAGAGAGGACTACGATGCGTACTCTCTACTCTCGAATGGAGACGGAAATGATCACCAAGCAGACCGTACAAATCGGCATCATCTCGTCGATCAATAGCTGGGAAGACGAAGATAAGAATCGTTATTTCCCCATCGGAAACTGCCGTGCATGGATCCGTGACGGCGGTGACGGGACTTGGCGTGGGATCCTCGAAATCGATCGCCCCGACGTGGTTCGCATACAGTCCGGTACCGACGAATAGATGGGCTTCTCGATGTACGACGATGAAGCCGATCTAGCCGAGGTTGCTAAGAGCCCCGACCATTTGGTCGATGGCAGCCACGATCTCACCAAGCACAATTCCAAACACCGGCTCACGGATCAGATCGCCGACCGCTATGCTCAACATGCGGAGCACAAGAAGCGCGCCGCGCGAATGTACGATTGCGGCAAAGTGCTGGCATTTGACCGCTACCGCATCGGCGATTGCGAGGAGCCCTTTCGTGTTCTTGCAAATGGCTCGTTCTGTCGCGAACGCCTCTGCCCATTCTGCATGAAGCGCAATAGCGCTTGGCTGCACGTTAGGCTCACGCAAGCCGTCGAACGATTCCTAAAGCAGAATCCGCAACACCAAGCGGCCCTGCTGACACTGACCATGAAGAACATGACAGAGGAGAAGCTGCGCTATTGGCTCGATCGGTTGCTTAAGGCGTTTCGCAAGCTCATGCGCTACAAGCGGGTGAGCGCAGCGGTTTCCGCTTGGTATCGCACCACTGAGATCACCCGCAACCCTGAAACCGGCGAATTCCACCCGCATATCCACCTACTCGTCTTTTTCCCGCCGGAGTACTTTAAGCGCGCCAAGGGCCTATACATCACGCAAGCCGAATGGGCGGGGATGTTCAAGAAGGCCCTGCAGGTTGATTACACGCCGGTGTGCGATATCCGGGCGATGCCAGGCGTCGGCGGCGGCGCGCCCCTGGATGATCTCGGCCGCAAATCCCTCTTCGAGGTCTGCAAGTACGTTTGCGAGCCCGGGATGTTTTTCGAGGGCGAGGACCTTGAGGGCTTTCCCCTCCTCGAACTCCATGAAGCCCTGCATGGCCGCCGCCTCATTGGCATGTCCGCCAACCTGCAACGGATCATGGATGAGCAGAGCCTGCCCCAGGAGGCTCCCGATGACTTCATTCCAGTTAACGGCCGGCTGCCCGAGGGCGCCGTGCTGGAAGGCCGCGAAATCTATCATTGGCGACAGGGAGCGACGCCGGCGCAGAGCCGCTACGTGCTCGTCGAGTTTCGGCCCTGGAGCCAACCATCGGCAACCATGGAGGCGGTCATGACCAGCACGTTACCCGACTAATGGCCGCGCAAACGCGGGGATTTTGCTTCACTTTTTCCCAACCTCATCCCAACAGCCTTTATGGAGATCGATATGTACGATGCTGAACTCTATTTGGACGGCACCATCGCCGGGGTTCGCTCTGGTGTTTTCAAGGCCGCTGATACTGGCAAGGAGGAGCCGTATGGCTTCATCCAACTCACCGGCCGCGATGGCACCTCGGCAAAGATGTACGAAGTCAGCCTCGCGACCGGCTTTGACATCAAGCGCTATGCCATCGGGACGAAAGTGAAGATGCCGGTCCGGGTCGGGGCCTCCAAGGACGGCAAGCGGATTTACTACCGCGAGGCCGTTCCGGTGGCAGCAACCGGCCCTACCGCCGCCCAGCAGCGTTCCCAGGCTGACGAGGCGCTGCGGTCCGCCAGCAAGGCTTGAGCCGTTCTCGCGCCCCAGCTGTTACGGCCGGGCAATGAAGCCCGGCCCGCCCTTCCACCGAATGGAGAACCCCATGGGTGACTTCAGCGAATACATGAAAAAAGTCAGCAGCGGCGAGATCTCGCGGAAAGAGTACATGCGTGACGTTCACCGCGCCAATGCCCACACCGAGCACCCGATCGGCTATAGGCTAAAGGACCAAGGGCTGTTCGACCATGAGTGCGTTGTTGACTACTACCGCGCGCTTGGCGAGCCAGCACCGATCCCGAAAATGAAAGTCGGCCGCCTCGTCCGCAAGACTATTTTTCAATTGGAGGAGGTCGGCGAGATCCACGAGCCCAAGGCGACCAACTTCGCCAATCGTGAACCCTGGCTTTACAAGCACCTCCATCGCGGCATGCTGGAGACTACCGAGCAGTACGTCGAGTACGAGCCCGGCGTCAAAGTGCGCCTGTCTGACGCCGAGATCAGCAAGCTGAAGCCGCAGCCGCTCGGCACAGCCCCCCACTACGACAGCGATCTCAAACTGACGCCCCGCTTGCTTGAGATATTCAACAACATCCGGCGCTGAGGGCCGACATGCTGAAGGCTTTCCGCGATTGGATTGCCGGCACCATTTGCAAAGAGGCAGGGTATCACCCTCTCCTGCCTCATGCCTATTGGGATCAAGGTGGCAATGCGCCCAACGAATGGGAAAATCACGAGTTCAAGGACTACTTTTCAATAGGGTCCGGTTACAGCAAGATCGATTTCCTTTACTGCCTGCCCTTCTTGAAACATCGTCCATCGGTTGTCCGCGTCGGTGGCGGCGGCCAATTCACAGGTACGGTGGCTATCCAGGCCCTCGCACGGGAAGCGCAACGCTTCGCGCGGGCGCGATATGAAAAGCAGACGGTCGCGGCGATCCTGTCCTGGCAGCAAAAGGTGCATGACGCCGGCCAGACCCTGGACGCAATCGACGGACCCGTGCCGGCGCCGCCTCTGCCGGGGAGCGCTCTTTCCATGGACCAGTACTGGTCTCCCGACTTTGCGCCAGAGCCGGCGGCCGTGTCCTTTCAAGCCTATTTTGACTGGCCGGAGGACGGATCGCGCAAGCCGCTCCAGTTCCGGTGCTACCTGCCACTGGGCTCGGCCACTGTCATTCTGACCGTCAACCATGGTGCCACGGGCCACGAGAGCGAGGCTGAACGCCACGCGATCTTCGCCGCGGCAAGCAAGATCCCGGCCCAAAGGTTCGCTCACCAGATCGCGGCAGCCATCACGCGGTATTGGGCCGCCCGCGAGTTGGAGAAGTTTTCCGCCGCATTCCGGGCCGCGGTGGAGGCCGATACCAACAAGGTCATCGCCGAATTCAAGGCCGGGCGGCATGCGCAGCTGCGTGATTGGCTGAACGAGATGAAGCCTGCTCCGCGGATCCTTGCGGCGCTAGGCGCGACGGGATGGCCCAACCAGCTCCCGCCCCAACTAGCCGAGCGCGTCGCCCAACACGCCCAGATCGGCTTGCGGGCTGCCGGGGAGAAAGTTCTCCAGGCCGAGACCCAAGCGCGGAAGGTCGCTGAAAGAGCGGCGCAACGCGCGGCGCAAGAAGCTGAACACGCACGAAAGAAAACGCTCGAGGCCGAAGAAGATGCGAGGCGCGCGCTCGAGCGTGCGAAACAGAAAGCGGAGTGGGCGAAACAGGAGGCGCAGGAAAAAGCGCGAATGAGCAGGCTGGAAGGGCGAATTCCTCTAGCACCTCCCGCCGGGGAGAACATGCTGGTGATGGGTACACGCGTGCGGGACGGCTTCGATTTCGTCATTCCGCTGCGGAACCTGCAGCACACGCTTGTGGCCGGCGTCAACGGAAGCGGCAAGAGCGTCATGCTTCATTCCCTGCTCTGGCAATTGGAGCGGCTGCCAGGTGTTGAAAAGCTGTTCCTGGTCGACCTGAAAGGTGGCGTCGAGTTCATCGACTACATCGATTGCCCGAAGGCGGAGATCATCAGCGAGTACAGCGCGGTCGTGGCACTTATTGACCGCGTCATGGTCGTCCTTGAAGAGCGTCAGCGCGTGATGCTGGAAAAACGCTGGAAGAACTGGCGGCTCGGCAGGATTTTCGTGGTCATCGATGAATATGCCGAGTTGCAGAGCAAGATCGACACTGCCAGGAGCAAAGAGGACAAACCCGTCGCCGAGCGGCTCTCGGCCAATTTGGAAGCCATTGCACGACGCGCCAGGGCATTGGGCGTGGTTTTGGTGTGCTCCCTCCAAAAACCGACTCTGGACGCCATGTCGTCAGCTGTACGCGCCAACCTCAATTTGCGGCTGTGCTTCCGCATGACGAATGCCATGGCATCGTCGGTGCTGGACAGCATTGAGACCGGAGTGCGCCCTTCCGACATGCCGCCTGGCCGCTTCTACTACTACGACTCCAGCCGGGGTGAGATCGAGCACCTCCAGGGGCAGATCAAGCCGGGGCTCGAACTGGCCGAGGATGATGATCATGAGTAATCGGCGAAGCCGTGAGCACGGCCGCGCAGCGGCCGCGCGCAGCGGCGAGCCATTCTCCTTGATGTATAGAAGCAGCGGGTCACTTCGCGACTCCTGCAAGCGCCGCCTGAGGCGATGCCGTGACATCGTGGCTGGCAGTGTAGCCCGAAAGCGACAGCGGGTGGTGGCGGTTGTGCACAGAGCGGGCAACAACGGCGGAAGCCCCGACAATGAGCAACATTACGAGCGCGAAGCAATCTGCCGCGAATTGTCGGCGGCGTGCAGCGGCACGGTCTTCGCGGACAGCCGCGGGCGTTGGAGGCGCGTCCCCTTCGTAGCCCTGCTGCCAGGGCAAGCGCAAAGGATGGGGACGGTCCAGCCTGATGCCGACCCCGACCTTGTCCCATTCGCTGTTGCTGATGAGAACAAGCCGCAGATACTTCGCCAGTGCATCATCGTTGCGGCGTGGCGGAATATTCCCGGTATCGTGTTCTTTAAGCCAGTCCCGGACGTCCGCGAAGGTTTGTTCATCGGCGGTCAGGGTCAGGCGGGTCGTCCATGTGTTGTGAGTCATGGCGCGTCTGCTTTCGTTGGTTTTATCTTTGCGAGGTCAAGCCGGCGGGTGGGCGGGCGCGTAAGCGCACGCACGCTCGCGGCATTTCACTCGATGTCGGCGCGGGCAGCGGTCTTGCCAGCTCGGCAAAACGGCCTATGCTGTGATCTGGTTTTGAGTTGTGACAGAACCAGCAGCCCCGCCTACAAGCGGGGTTTTTCTTTTCCGCCGAGGCTCGCGTGGGGCTGCAACGAGATTGCTAGAGGCGAAAGCACTGACGTCAGCCTCCACATTGATGTAGGGCCTCTTTGTTTTGCGCAGGAGATTGAAATCCCCTCCTCCTGCTCCACAATGCTTCCATCACGCATACCGTTTCATTCGTTCCGCATGCCTTCCGGCGTGACGGAAGGCTATGGAGTCAAAACAATGTATGTCCTTAGAAAGGGATATGGACAGCGAAATGTTCGCGCTGCTGCTCGTGGAGAAAATTACCCTGGTGGGACCGATCAAGTTTCTCGATCAGAAGGGGATATTGAGCCAAGGCCTGATCATCGAGTTTCTCGAAAACGTGGCGGCCACCAGCGAGGCCGCAAAGGATGAGCTATCGCCGCTCATCGCCGATGGCATTGAGACCATGATCGCCTCGATCAGAGCCGCCAAGACCAAGACCAAGCGCCTTATGCGCCATACCCACACCGTTGCGAGACGTGTAAGCGCAATTTCAGCAAAAGCGCGTGGCGGTCCAACTAGCCAAGGATGTCGGCGGCCATAGGACCCTGTTCATAGAGCTGCCCTTCTTTTTCAAGTGCCTTCCGTCGGACGTTTGCGGCTGTAACGAAGGAGTTTAGCTTCCCAAGATCGGCCTCGATCTCCGTGAATTTAGGAAGATCGGCCGGCACGCCCGCTGATTGGTCGTGGCCAGAGAACTTGGAGCATCGCGTCATTCCGGCGTACACTGCCTCGTAGTCCGCTTTGTCGACGTGGGCGGCCCTCAGTTTCAGGGTGGCGACATTTGGCCGGAAACGACAAACAACCCCAGCGAAGAGAATCTCTTCGACCGCATGCTCCCAGGTTTCGCGCATTTTGGTGTACGCATCCGTCACAAACGAGCGCTCGGCTTCGTTGACTTCCGAATACGTTATTTTCTTCTTTTGAAGCAGCTCGCCAATAATGGCCAGCCGTTTGGTGACCCCCATGGAAATCCACGGTTGCTGGTTGTTGTCGATGATGCCGAATCGCCCATCACCGTGCTTGGCAATCCATTCCTGCCGCAGAGGGACCTTCAAATCTTGGGCGGCCTCAAGTACGGCGTAGTGAAAGAATAGATTGTGCGTGAAGATAATGACTTGCCGCCCGGCGGCAGCCTCCTTCACCAGGCGCTTCGCAACCGCCTCCATCCGGGCATGATCCAGCGATGAGACCGGATCGTCGACCACAATGCCGTGCCTGGCGCCCACCTCCTTCAGTTCGGCGAGGAAGCCTGCCAAGGCGAGCGCCCGCTTCTCTCCTTCGCTCAGGATGTCGCTGTTTTTGCCGACCTTTTGTTGGGCCTCCAGGCCGATATGGACCTTGCTTTTACCGACCTCCCCTCGATCGGCAAGCTTCAGCGGGAGATGCTGAAGGTCGAGGGCGGTAATCTCGTCTTCCAGGCTGGTTTGGAGGGAAGCCGTCAGAACCTTCCTTCTTATCCGCGTGATATGGGACGTGATGCCGGCGACGGAACAGGCCGTGATGCATCCCTTAGTCTTTAAAAGCAGATCAAGCGAATGCCGCCGCGCCACGAACGTCTCGATATCGGCCGAGAATTTCTTCCGCGCCTCCAGTTCGTCGAACTCTTGCTGGCGCTTCAGCCGCTTGGCGGTCTGGTCCACCGTTGGTTTCAGCCCCTTGATCTCCGTCGCAAGGACCGTCACTTCGGCCAGCAGCTCGTCGACCATTGACCGGTCGAGATCGACGAGATTGTCGAGACTTGCGTAATCGAGCGCCTTGATGGCTGCGATAATCAGAGCGTGACGTTCCTGGCTTGCCGCGTAAAACTGCTCAATCCTGTCTGCCAGTGCCTGGCGCGAGGCCGACCCCTCCACGAAATTGACCAGCTTGGCCTTGATTTCCTGGCTGGTGGAGACCTTCAGGTCGAGAATCGCTCGCGCGACTTCTGTAAAATGGTTCTTCGCGGTCTCAGCATCCGCATTGGCACGGCCTTCGATGTACTCGTCAAAAGCAGTCAACCGCGTGCGCGCCTGGGCGTCGAGCGGCTGATGACAGAGCACACATGTGTCGGCCGTCGCCAGCTGCGGCGGTTCAAGAGCCGGGTATGCTTCGGCCGCAAAGTCCCGCGCGTACATCAACATCTGGCGCCAGGTCTCACTGCCGAGTTGCGGAACCGCGGCATCCGCAGCCAAAGCGGAAGCGGCTGCCTTGGCCGCTTCGCGAGTTGCCGCGGCCTTCTCTTGGGCCTCCTTTAGCTTCGCGAGACCGGCATTGCCGATCAGGCCGAAAATCGCGTTTGCATCGGCAACCAATGCCTCGACTGTCGATTTGGTCGCCTCCTTCACCTTCATTAGAAGGACCGGGTCTCTGCTCAGCTCCAACTTGAGCGCCTGCAAATCGGCCTCGTCCGATTCGGTCCAGGTTGCTAATGCCCGCATGGCTTGTTCGGTCGGGAGATGCTGGTCCGCTTTTAAATTGGCGAGCAGCGCCGAAATTTTGCTGCGCTTCTCGTACCCGAGCGGCAGAGGCGCTTGGTGTGCTTTGTTCAGCCGTGCTTCTTCGGCCTTGAAGCGGCCATCCAGGATGCGCAAGACCTCCGCGAGATTGGTCAGCAGGGCAAGCTCGAACGGGAGAAACTCAATATTACGCTCGGCGTCTACATAGAGCCCGGCCGCGTCGCTATCGAAGACGGAGATTCTGCCCAATTCAGGTGGCGGAGCGCTTCGATCATCCCAAACGACGGTGCGCTTTTCGTCGCCATCGACGCGGAAGGTCAGGATGACTTCCCGCGGATCCGATGACGCTGCCTCGAACACATTGCCCCGTAGGGTTATGTCATGCAGACAATGACAAACTTTCTTGGCGATGCGGCAGTAACCGCTCTTGCCGGAACCGTTCGGGCCATAGATGAGCGTCACGCCGTTGATTGCAAACCTGAGGGGCGGCTGTTCCGCAGCCAACCGATCGATATTCTGCAGCGGGCCGATGGCCCCGAGAACGGTGACCGGCGCAAATCGGTTGCCGGTCTTCAAATGGGTTTTGGTAAGCGGTGGCCAGTCCGGTGGCTTCGCGGCGATTATCCCTGCTTCGGCCTTAACGACTTCTTCGAGTTGGTCGAGTTCTTCAGGCTCTAAGCTCGGCTTGGCGATCAGGAGTCGTATGGCTTCCCGTTGCCAGGGTGGGCGCCCAGCGCACCAATCAAACAAATCACTGTCGTTCGCCATAGGCGTTCCAAGGCCAATTGCACGTCGAGCAATGTAAAATCATTGATTGCAGCAATGGAAGGCGCACCGCTTCGGTTGTCAAGCCGCGGTTCGTAGGGAGCCGTTGACAACGCCTCTATAGGTATATTACTATAACGCTGTGAATGATCTACTGCGCGCGATCAAAGCCACAGTTTTCGTGGGCTCAAGCAAGAAGGACCTACGGGCTTTTCCTGCGGCCGTCCGAAGCGAGATCGGCCAGTCCCTTTTTGAAGCGCAGCTCGGCGAGCATCCGCGTAACGCGAAGCCTCTGAAGGGCTTTGGTGGGGTTCTGGAGATTCGCGACAACTTTGATGGCGACACCTACCGCGCGGTCTATACAACGCGTTTTGAAGGCGTCCTATACGTCCTGCACGCTTTTCAAAAGAAATCGACGAGCGGGATCGCTACGCCGCAGCGACACATTGACTTGGTCCGGCAGCGCTTAAGCGACGCCGAGACCATCCACAAGGCAACGAAGGGAGACCGATAATGAGCACGAAGAAGAAGCTGCCCGCCCATACCAAGGGCTCGGGCAATATTTTCGCTGATCTCGGCCTGCCAAACGCCGAGGAGCATCATCTGAAAGCCGCCTTGGTGCTTCAGCTCAAACGGCTGATGGCCGAACGGGAGATCACCCAAACCGAAGCCGCCAAACTGGTCGACATGAAGCAACCCGACCTATCCAAACTGCTCCGGGGGCATTTCAAGCTGGTTTCGGTGGAAAAGCTGCTCCGCATGCTTACGGCGTTCGACCAAGATGTTGAAATAACGGTAAAGCCACATCGGAAGCGGGGCGAGGCTGGCCGAATCACGCTTATCCCGGCCTAGCCGTAGCTCGAA
Protein-coding sequences here:
- a CDS encoding protein rep, producing the protein MGFSMYDDEADLAEVAKSPDHLVDGSHDLTKHNSKHRLTDQIADRYAQHAEHKKRAARMYDCGKVLAFDRYRIGDCEEPFRVLANGSFCRERLCPFCMKRNSAWLHVRLTQAVERFLKQNPQHQAALLTLTMKNMTEEKLRYWLDRLLKAFRKLMRYKRVSAAVSAWYRTTEITRNPETGEFHPHIHLLVFFPPEYFKRAKGLYITQAEWAGMFKKALQVDYTPVCDIRAMPGVGGGAPLDDLGRKSLFEVCKYVCEPGMFFEGEDLEGFPLLELHEALHGRRLIGMSANLQRIMDEQSLPQEAPDDFIPVNGRLPEGAVLEGREIYHWRQGATPAQSRYVLVEFRPWSQPSATMEAVMTSTLPD
- a CDS encoding FtsK/SpoIIIE domain-containing protein, whose amino-acid sequence is MLKAFRDWIAGTICKEAGYHPLLPHAYWDQGGNAPNEWENHEFKDYFSIGSGYSKIDFLYCLPFLKHRPSVVRVGGGGQFTGTVAIQALAREAQRFARARYEKQTVAAILSWQQKVHDAGQTLDAIDGPVPAPPLPGSALSMDQYWSPDFAPEPAAVSFQAYFDWPEDGSRKPLQFRCYLPLGSATVILTVNHGATGHESEAERHAIFAAASKIPAQRFAHQIAAAITRYWAARELEKFSAAFRAAVEADTNKVIAEFKAGRHAQLRDWLNEMKPAPRILAALGATGWPNQLPPQLAERVAQHAQIGLRAAGEKVLQAETQARKVAERAAQRAAQEAEHARKKTLEAEEDARRALERAKQKAEWAKQEAQEKARMSRLEGRIPLAPPAGENMLVMGTRVRDGFDFVIPLRNLQHTLVAGVNGSGKSVMLHSLLWQLERLPGVEKLFLVDLKGGVEFIDYIDCPKAEIISEYSAVVALIDRVMVVLEERQRVMLEKRWKNWRLGRIFVVIDEYAELQSKIDTARSKEDKPVAERLSANLEAIARRARALGVVLVCSLQKPTLDAMSSAVRANLNLRLCFRMTNAMASSVLDSIETGVRPSDMPPGRFYYYDSSRGEIEHLQGQIKPGLELAEDDDHE
- a CDS encoding AAA family ATPase, whose product is MANDSDLFDWCAGRPPWQREAIRLLIAKPSLEPEELDQLEEVVKAEAGIIAAKPPDWPPLTKTHLKTGNRFAPVTVLGAIGPLQNIDRLAAEQPPLRFAINGVTLIYGPNGSGKSGYCRIAKKVCHCLHDITLRGNVFEAASSDPREVILTFRVDGDEKRTVVWDDRSAPPPELGRISVFDSDAAGLYVDAERNIEFLPFELALLTNLAEVLRILDGRFKAEEARLNKAHQAPLPLGYEKRSKISALLANLKADQHLPTEQAMRALATWTESDEADLQALKLELSRDPVLLMKVKEATKSTVEALVADANAIFGLIGNAGLAKLKEAQEKAAATREAAKAAASALAADAAVPQLGSETWRQMLMYARDFAAEAYPALEPPQLATADTCVLCHQPLDAQARTRLTAFDEYIEGRANADAETAKNHFTEVARAILDLKVSTSQEIKAKLVNFVEGSASRQALADRIEQFYAASQERHALIIAAIKALDYASLDNLVDLDRSMVDELLAEVTVLATEIKGLKPTVDQTAKRLKRQQEFDELEARKKFSADIETFVARRHSLDLLLKTKGCITACSVAGITSHITRIRRKVLTASLQTSLEDEITALDLQHLPLKLADRGEVGKSKVHIGLEAQQKVGKNSDILSEGEKRALALAGFLAELKEVGARHGIVVDDPVSSLDHARMEAVAKRLVKEAAAGRQVIIFTHNLFFHYAVLEAAQDLKVPLRQEWIAKHGDGRFGIIDNNQQPWISMGVTKRLAIIGELLQKKKITYSEVNEAERSFVTDAYTKMRETWEHAVEEILFAGVVCRFRPNVATLKLRAAHVDKADYEAVYAGMTRCSKFSGHDQSAGVPADLPKFTEIEADLGKLNSFVTAANVRRKALEKEGQLYEQGPMAADILG
- a CDS encoding type II toxin-antitoxin system RelE/ParE family toxin codes for the protein MNDLLRAIKATVFVGSSKKDLRAFPAAVRSEIGQSLFEAQLGEHPRNAKPLKGFGGVLEIRDNFDGDTYRAVYTTRFEGVLYVLHAFQKKSTSGIATPQRHIDLVRQRLSDAETIHKATKGDR
- a CDS encoding helix-turn-helix domain-containing protein, with the protein product MSTKKKLPAHTKGSGNIFADLGLPNAEEHHLKAALVLQLKRLMAEREITQTEAAKLVDMKQPDLSKLLRGHFKLVSVEKLLRMLTAFDQDVEITVKPHRKRGEAGRITLIPA